Part of the Nicotiana sylvestris chromosome 2, ASM39365v2, whole genome shotgun sequence genome, TAATTACTTGGTTAATTGAGTTATCTAATTTTTTACTTTGTTCTACTAATTTTACAGATCCGGCCTCTATGGAGGCACTACTTTCAGATTACTCAAGGTCTAATATTTGTAGTAGATAGTAATGATCGAGATAGAATTACAGAAGCTAGAGATGAGCTCCATCGCATGCTTAATGAGGTAATATTACAACTGATATAAAAGTTAAAAGTATTAATTGACTTTAACCGAAATTAATTATGGTTTAAGCAGGAAGAATTACGAGGCGCTACTATTCTTGTGTTTGCCAATAAACAAGACCTTCCAAATGCTATGAGTGTTGCAGAAATTACTGATAAACTTGGTTCATATTATACAGCCTTAAAAAGATATTTCATAGCCTTAACTACCTTTTATATTTCTCTCAAATGTTTCACTTAATTAACGCTTCACCAATTAGAGCACTAAAGAtgaaactggaaaaaaaaagtaatataaatgcttctagttttttttttcaatgtcAAATATTTTAAAAACAGTTTCCAACTAAAATAGCTGAGGAATTTGCCTGTGTGTTGTCTCTGTCTTTTTCGGTACATCCAGAGTGCTAGTGCAACATCTGGACAGGGGCTTTATGAAGGTCTTGATTGGTTATCAAATAATTTTTCTCGCAAGGCAAGAACATTTTGGCCTTTTAGTAATCTCTtctctttcatctttttcaaccaaaaataaaaaaattatttactaACTGTAATTTTACTTGGTTAATAAATCATCATTGCAGGCATAAATTCAAAGCTACATCCAACGCAAGAAGTTCCAAGTCTTTAAATAAAAACGCGTCTGTTGAAATTAATATGCTATGGCTATGCATTCTGTTGCAAGACTTTTCATATTTTCTTTTACCTATAGTGATTAATGACCATACTTTTGCTTGCTTATTTTTACTTTCTGTTTGTAGAATAATGTGGGGCAGGGGCGACTGTATGTTGCGTTTGAGCGTTTTTTTACTTGTGGTTgaaatttttctttattatatctaATTTTGTCGCAAAAGATTTTTACAAAAGAATATAAATTCACAAATGGGTGTACTACTAGCATATAAATGTGAGAAACTACTAGCATACCTGTATCACGCATGAAAATGGATGAGGTATCATCCAATGATATATATTGATTGGTTGGGTCTTTTAATTTGTAATTTAAGAACTCCTACCTGAATCCTTAAAAAGCATTAATCAAGTAAGCCCCATGCAtcagtggcggaggcaggatctccacgaaaggggttcaaaatttttttttttgtatctagCAGGAATTGAACTTatgaccttatgtagattttgaacccccttgacaaCTAAAAtacacttttggattgtgttaagtgagttcaaaacttaatatatcgaggtaaaaaatagattttgccttatatatacattGTATTTTTTCGGCGAATGGGGTTCAGGTGAACCCCTTgcgcccctaaatccgcccctgccaCACATATCATGACACAAAGCTCTATTTGATTGTTTTTTCCCCCATTAAACATATTGCTTAAGTTAGTCTagttctttctttctctttgtaATTGCTGCTTCGATGCACCATAGTAACTCTCTAAACTCTGGGACGTACCATTATAGGCAAAGCCAGAATTTGAAGCATATAGGTTCATAATTCTATTCCTTTTAAgttattaatttttaaattaataatttatacatacaaaataatatttttaaggcAAACTTGTACCTTGGTCTCTAGCTTGATACCGTTGAATAGGATTTTACTGCTTTCTCTTTATATTTTGTCCATAATTTCCGTTCTTACTTTGTTGATATATACACTGATATCTAATTAGTGGATTTTTATGATGAGATATCTCATACATTCTGGACATAGTCAGGGGTCGTGCAAATTTTTGGAAGAGCCATAGAGCAATTAGTGCAGGGCCTCTAAGGAATTAGTTACGACTTATGAGTTGTATGACACTTGTGCTCCAGCACAATTAATCCTCTTTGTTTGGGCTGTActttaaacacataaaatttattaaaaataatttaataaataataaaaatattatttatgcagtaaaatgcttgaaaataatatcttaatattataaaaatataaaaatattattttagcataaaaaatttaataaataCAATTATGTATAGAATATAGGTTATTATTATAAATAGTATTAATAGAAATAGAAAAAATGCAAATATAATCGTGCAAAGGAGATAAAATCTTATAAAAATGGGTAAGGGTAGAGaatgataaatatatatttagACAAATTACATGCAAAAAaattttaaagctttaaaaattTATAGGAGATTATAGAAAATGCTTATAAAATTGGGTAATAAtgtaaaataatattttaaaagtatatgGAATATTCTATAAAATATAGgggcaaaattgggtattaacaccAGACAGAGTTGATACCGGTGGCAGAATTCCTGGATCATGGGGTCAAGTCCCCCGCTCAATGAGAATGAGCCCAAAGTGAAGGGGTACGTATAAACGTACGTAAAACCTGTCACGCCCCTTTTCTACCCCAAAAAGATATGTGTTATGGATTATTGTAGGTTAAAGAGTTTTTTCacttaaagtgacaaatttgagcagggattattttatttacaaagtcgccacttggaattgagtttttggtgttccaagtcaccttttattagaattcctagtcaaaggaaggtttgactctatatTTATCGGTCCACGAAAATAAagttcgggtaagaaattctgttgacCGGAGAAAAAGTGTAAGGCAtttcccgagtcccgtggttctagcactgtcgctttattgacttaaaaCTTGGCTTGAATTTATTTTTGACAAACTGTGCTTCAtatgattttcatgttttacctatccgCTTTTATTTCatgattattaaaaaaataatttggatAAATTACGTTGTTATAACCACGCTACGCAAGGGAATGCGTGATCGAATAACAAAATTAATTAACTTATCATAATTGCACCTCGCAAGCGAATCCGAAATCATGACAATAAATTATTTGTAGTACTTTTGAGAAATTATTACATTTGAGAAAATTAATTCTTGAAAATTATTAAAAGTCAAATAtcgcgctacgcaagcgaatccgcgaTTTTAGCAAAggattaattaaattaaaaattaacaaAAACTAATGGGTATGGTATGAGATTGTTGAATTAACTTATTGAATGTTAAATATCACGCTACGTAAGCAATTCCGTGAATAAAAAAGGATTAAAGCGTGCCTACTAATTGCCTAGTCCTTAAATTAATTATAAAAGAGACTAAGTTATAAAgttatttaataaaataaaaatctaatttttattGAGGCTAttcaattaaataaaaatataaaagctGGACCAACTTGTTATTTTATAGAAGGGCAACCTTCTTATCAAAAATGGGCCGACTTTTATTAGTATTCCAATTTAAAGGAAATGAGGCAGCTATTTGGGTATTTGAACTGTTGGCTCGTTTTGGGCCACTTTGGCCATTGGGTCAACCATTGATTTAATAAGAATTTGCCAACTATGCTATTAACTATAAAGATAGACTAGCTGATGGATTTTATTGGTGTTGGGCTACTAGAAATTATTTAGCCCGAAAGGGATTTCTTGAACCAAACCCCAAAAACCCATACTGCTCTAAACTTAAGCATTTGTATTTATATATAAGACAAAAAAGAAGATATTTTTTAGTTTATCATATAAACATTTAAAAGTCACATGCAAAAAGCTTAACTTTGATAACTTACTATCCAACCCGGAATtccttaaaatatatatataaaagagcaTTCTTTCTAAACAAACTTAATTTTACTTCCCAATTCACTCTAACAGAAATACTAACTCAACAATGATACACAACTTTTCAGGTTAAAACATATTTTTAACAACCTTTTAATGATATTAAAACTAAGGAGGAACTTCTTAATATCCATTCTTATATTTGTAATAaagaacaaataaataaataaaacatgcTTTATCTACTTAAACGCTTTAACATGTATTGGAACCTATTTGCACAAAACTCTGCCAGTACAAATGAAAATGTAGGGAAACAAAGGTTATGTCAAACTTAAAGAAAACTAGAACAGACTAGTACAATTTCAAAGtcacaaaaagaaaaatcttGGACCAAAGAATTTCAATACAACTGCTATTAAGCTTAAACCCCACCATACACAAATCTTCGACTTAAACTCTTAACGTTTCTCTAAGTCATCGACTACCGAAAGATTTCAAATGTATCTCTAAACTCttaaagggtcatcacttgcttttaaaaaatgataaattttgactataaaatgaataaatttgatttcggtcaacattttgggtaaacggacccggacccgtaatttgacggtctcggagggtccgtaggaaaaatatggaacttgggcgtatgcccggaatcgaatttcaatgtcccaagcccgagaaatgaatttttaaagaaaattattttctgaaattgtttaaaggaatttgaaatgaatttcGATTAGAACATATtagtatcgggcccatattttagtTCCGGCACCccgtacaggtcttatatataacTTAAGAAGATTCTGTGGAGTTTGGTAAGAACCGGAATccgtttgaagtgatttggaccgtaaatgcaaagtttgatgttttaagaagttttgaaatatttcattgattttgaggtttaattcattgttattgaggttattttggtaatttaatcgcacggataagttcgtaagatgttattgagttagtacgtatgtttggttttgagctccgaggactcgggtgtgtttcagatgtgtttcggaaggtttttggaactcaaaagttgcaggtttctgctgttcagtgcccagggattttactCTTCGCATTCGTGTGGTCCCTCTCGCGAACACGTAAGGCAAATTTCCCAGGTGCcagatttcttcttcgcgaatgtgaaGCTTGAGACGCAAACGCGAGGCTGAGGTGggaatacccttcgcgaacgcgtccatgcactcgcgaacgcgtaaggttaaGGCCTGAGGAGGGGTCACtattttgtgcatcgcgaacgcggccactggcccgcgaaTACGTAGGCTTGAGGAGCCAAAGCTCTGCGAACGCGAGCcatcttccgcgaacgcgaaggtctgtcAAACCTaactcatcgcgaatgcgatgaccaaTTTTGCCTagttattttaagtttcaaaacAGAATGCCATACgggattttcattatttttcacaaacttcatcttctccacacctcttaggcgatttttgaagaagaacttcaccatagcttcataggtatgtaatcttaagctcgttttcttccattttatcaacacccactagatttctaggcctaaaacatgtgattaagggtagaaaattagggatttgggtagagttagggcttttgattatttgggaatttgacctcgttttggggccggatttcaaaacaatttatatatttgggctcgtgggtgatcgggttttggtccgaaactcgtgttttgaccaagcgggcccggggtcgatttttggatttttgggaagaatgattagaaagctataattaagtattggaattggattgtttatcatttattgatgttattaagtcgattatgtctagatacaattgatttggagccgaattcgaaaggaaaggcggtgtttgaggattgagttagccgtggaagttcgaggtaagtgtttggtctaacattagcttgagggattaggagttgtccctatttgctatttgtttcttgttgagtatgacgtataggcatggtgacgagtatctatatgttggtgtcaagcatgaccgtgagtcttatattgtgattttcatgatttcgttgtattattcatgccttggtgaagatttctatttgttgtgtaaagttgtggaaagaattgtgacttatgaacattgaagagcgttggctccagttgtataacgaattgtaaaagtataagtgataattgaaactctagagcattggctcgagttgtgaagtgaattgtgaagtaaaagtgagaaagagaagagatcattatgtttctcccttgccgggctATGGTTGAGTTGtagttcccttgcattgtgttcttaattgatattacagatgcttaggttgatgattctgtgtgttgggtagggattatggttatagctgaggtagttaggtgttgtaacaagtttggttgtagctgaggtagttaggtgttgtaacaagtttggttgtagctgaggtagttaggtgttgtaacaagtttggttgtagctgaggtagttaggtgttgtaacaagtttggttgtagctgaggtagttaggtgtggtaacgagtttggttatagctgaggtagttagatattGTGATAAGTTTGTTATGACTGAGGTAGTcggatgttgtaacaagtttgggcatagctgtttctcccttgccgagaaGTGATTACTTAtgctgtcgaatcccttgccgggctagtgtagaccttattgatcccttgtcggtactcttgttatgattgttgttaatgttatatgtggatcgggtttcacgccgcaacaataatatgtgtggatcgggttgcatgccgcaacaatattatatgtggatcgggttgcacgccgcaataataatatatgtggatcggattgcatgccgcaacaatattatatgtagatcgggttgcacgccgcaacaatattatatgtggatcgggttgcacgccacaacaatgatatatgtggattgggttacacaccgcaacaatgatatatgtggattgggttgcacgctgcaacaatgataaataatatggatcgggttgcacgccacaatagtgTTGATacatattgggatcgggttgcgtgccacaACAATTATTGATACAAGTGTATTTATTTTGGATATTAGTTTCTTTTGTTCGCTGGGAATTCTAAGCTGCCCTTAGACTGTTACTCTGGATTTACTGTTAATGCTGGTAtacccccgcagcatgttcccctcTCCCATCTTACTTGCTtattcttattttacttttcgTTGTATATTaaataactgcacaggtttatttgatagtctggtcctagcctcgtcactacttcgccgagtttAGGCTGGGCACTTACCAACATATGGGGTCTGTTGTGCTGATACtttactctgcactcttttgtgtagaccccagtgttgtagactttggACCGTAGTGAGATTGCTGAAttttgttcatcaggcgacccgaggtagccctgcaggcaTTCGTAGGCCTTGGTATCTCCTTCTATCTACCTTCctgtttcttacatgtatttccagagacagtgttgtatttaattctttcagacctttatttgtagaattcttagaccttctgtgaaactgtgacaccagttctggatagtcgagactcaaatagttgtaatagatattcatgttcagaggcttattgttttcttccgcttatgttatattccgtcgtttaaatgttatttctccgtaattgttaaagagaataaaattagtaaaaaggtagatggttcaaatattggcttgcctagctcacattagtaggcaccatcacgactcccgagggtggaaaatccgagtcgtgacatcAACTAAATTATGCCATAAATCTATCACCATAGCTTTTAGTAACTGAAACAATCATGTACAACTTTTTAGTTCAGGAGAACTGAAACTTAGAAGAGAAACAGAGCACATATTCATGAAGTTGAACATTCATTCATCCATTTATGAGCAAAAGATCAACACAAACGTAAAGAAAACAATTATAACACGTCAATACAACGTCGCCATAACTTTGTGCAACTAAGAACTAAACTATAGAGTTGGAAAAATACCTAGTTTGCAGAAAATAGAAGGTGAACAGCCGACACTGAACCAGCAAGCcaaagttgtcacgacccaaattccattaaGGGTCGTAATGGCgacggacaccactgtcaggcaagccaaccaacatacttaattaaattctcattttaataattttgaaaaactATATTTtgccttcaattttaccagtaaaagatagtcgtttcaaatcaaatatgaatgttaagcagttaatacaagataccccataatcatcccagaacccagtgtcgcaagtgcatgagcatttactagggaataaaataaaatacggtaactgtccggaatacaaagtggatagaaatgaaaaatacaataaaatactctaaaggagactctACTGTATGCGGGtcatctcgataaatgcagctcacctaagtctcaaAATCAACAATGCCACTATGCCACTAGCCAAATATGAACCTTTGctacaaaaatgcacagcaagtgtagtatgagtacgaaaacaacgtgtacccaatgagtatcccgtctaatcatGAAGAAGTAGATACGAGAGGTCGATTTCCACGCTTGCTaatggtccaatagtaatattattaatgcaaTGAATCACGGATTTACTAAGAACAACggtaaattcaaataagtcacaaaacaagtaaaagttcctttttattaaaagtctccggattcataatccattcattatcaattatctcaagtcggggagagcaaatatcaatattaataaatctcaaggcaagcaatacaagcatgcgcaaatcatgccgaagTCGTATGGCCGAttcaacataaatgtaaaatgtgcactgtcgagggtcgaacgtcgcgaaccatagatgcatctattaccccgctcgcgaatcatacatgcgacgcagtcaaatttaaataaaaaatcaccctgctcacgaatcatacatgcgacataggtacacatagaaatacatgctcaaacggccaattaagaatttattggggaacatttatccaaataaaagccaattctcttttaacaatttaagaaaataaagtttaatccttttagaaattcatttaccaatttgaTAGGATTTAAccaattcaactgtcaataagattacagatattccaagtatagcatgattttgggtcctagactacccggacctacacatattagtagctacgcacggactctcgtcacctcatgcgtacgtagcccccacaaataggagcacataaccaattatttcacctatggggacaattccctcttacaaggttagaaagtaGACTcgcctcgctccgaagttccataaccggcattccacgccctttcgaggactcaaattgatgcacaacgctccaaaactagccaataattatgtaaatCCATCAATATATGATCAATTACTCacaataatccaatttataacaattcctaaccctgaTCGAAAAGTTGGCAAAAAGGCCCTCGGGCCCACGGGCCCGGATTCCGAAATCTttcaaagataaagtttacccataacctcacgaactcaaatatataatttactctcaatttcatgtccaaaattgtggtcaaaattcaagagtatcaaatttctaggtcttcctcaaaatcctcaaatttctacaaatttccttgtctaaatccatatataagccttgtatttactcaaaactagtagaaatcacttacctcatgcttggtgatgaaaatggctctccaaagttgctccaaaatcggctcccatgGAAGAAATGAAGTAAAAATAAGCCAAAACTCCGATTTTAAAATAACACTACCCAGGCgacccttcatcgcgaacgcggaacatccctcgcgttcgtgaagcacagaAATCTCATGCCCAGAAAATCCTTCTCCGCGTTCATGACCCGCTGATCACGTTCGCGAAAGCAAGCTGCCTAGACCCATCGCGTATCACGTTCGCGTAGGCAAAATGGCCTTGGGACCAACTCTCCCTTACCTTCTTCACATTCGCGTAGCCTCCCCCTGCGTTCGCAAAGGCTAAACTCAATAACCCCATCAACTCCTCTTCGTGAATGCGGActcccttcgcattcgcgaagaagtaAACCAGACACCAGCAAACAGCAGTTCCAAAACAGCCCGAAATGCTCAGAAACCACcttgaaacacacccgaggcccctgaaACCCTGtctaatcacaccaaccagtcctataacataacacgaaccttctcgagacctcaaatcacataaaacaacatcgaaatcatgaatcacactccaattcaatcttaatgaactttaaaattttaaacttctaaattcgatgtcgaaacctatcaaatcacgtctgattgacctcaaattttgcgcacaagccATATttaacattacggacctactccaacttttggaattggattccggtcccgatatcaaaaagtccacttccagtcaaacttctcataaacattcaaatttctatctttagccaaatgactccaaaatgacctacggacctccgaattcacttctgatcgcgctcccaataccagaatcatcatatggagctattcccagacttgtaatctcaaacggacattgataaccctgaaatgcacttcaatccgaacttatgagattcttcaaaaaatgctaacttccacaataggtgccgaaacgttcccgggtcttccaaaacccagtacggacatacgcctaagtccgaaatcatcatacaagcctaatgaaaccttctaatcccgattctgaggttgtttactcaaaaatagaaaccttagtcaattctttcaacttaaagcttccaaaatgagaattctctttccaaatcaactccgaacatcccggaattcaattccgaccgtgtgtgcaagtcataatacctgaagtgaagctactcatatcctcaaactgctgaacgatgtgctagagttcaaaacgatcggtcgggtcgttacaaaagtcTAGTCAAATGAAATAGCAACAACAGTAAAAAGAGTAAAAACCCAACAATAATCAAACCCAGAAACTCATCAACTTCCGAAGTAGAAAGAACCAAAAACGACTCCAAAACTTTATATTTTTGTAAGATTTTTTGCTCTTAGGAAATTCACTAAAAACCCTCTAGTTTTGTGTTCTTTTTCTGAATGTATAAGTTGATCTCTATGTGTGTCCTTGAAT contains:
- the LOC104246845 gene encoding ADP-ribosylation factor 2-B-like isoform X2, with the translated sequence MGMSISKFVKMLFAKKEMRILMVGLDAAGKTTILYKLKLGEIVTTIPTIGFNVETVEYKNSSFTVWDVGGQDKIRPLWRHYFQITQGLIFVVDSNDRDRITEARDELHRMLNEEELRGATILVFANKQDLPNAMSVAEITDKLGSYYTALKRWYIQSASATSGQGLYEGLDWLSNNFSRKA